TGCGGTCGCGCGCCGATTCCAGCTTCGGACGGCCGATGTCGGACGTTCCGTGGATCACCTGCCGCTGCAGGTTGCTGGCATCCACCACGTCGAACTCCACGATGCCCAGCGTGCCCACCCCCGCTGCGGCCAGGTACATGGCCGCGGGGGACCCCAGTCCGCCGGCGCCCACCAGCAGCACGCGCCCAGCCTTCAGCCGCCGCTGACCCTGGGGGCCCACTTCGGGCAGGATCAGGTGGCGACTGTACCGCTGGTGTTCGTCGGCCGACAGCGTGGGAAGTCCGTGCTCGCTCATGGCGACAGGTTAGGGGCCGCCGCGGGTCAGGGCAACCGGGCGATCGTTGACCATCTCTCGCGATCGCAGTACGGTGGTCGGATGGTGAAGAAAAGAATCATCGTCGAGATCGAATCCGAGCTCCTGGCCGCAATCGATCAGTGGGTCGATCAGCAGCGGGTTGCGGACCGGGCTGAATTCGTCGAAGCGGCGATGACGCGCAAGCTGCGCCGGCTGCGGCGCGACCGACTCGCAGCGGCATGCTTGCGCCTGGATCCCGACGAAGAGCGCGGGCTGGCGGAGGAGGGATTGGGGACCGCGGATGGGCTGAGCGAGGAATACTGATTGGTGACTGCCTGAGGCTGAGTTCCTGCTGCCA
This Longimicrobium sp. DNA region includes the following protein-coding sequences:
- a CDS encoding HesA/MoeB/ThiF family protein; this encodes MSEHGLPTLSADEHQRYSRHLILPEVGPQGQRRLKAGRVLLVGAGGLGSPAAMYLAAAGVGTLGIVEFDVVDASNLQRQVIHGTSDIGRPKLESARDRIAEINPHVRVEGFALRLTSADAREIVRGFDAVIDGTDNFPTRYLLNDACVLEGK